The proteins below come from a single Drosophila miranda strain MSH22 chromosome Y unlocalized genomic scaffold, D.miranda_PacBio2.1 Contig_Y1_pilon, whole genome shotgun sequence genomic window:
- the LOC117190535 gene encoding uncharacterized protein LOC117190535 isoform X2, whose protein sequence is MFAAGLLQRRLSLSALRPISQKNYSETKSPNLYMWGGGLGKLQGGLKEEEYFTTVNLELIGKMRGKKAIAEFLPNWDEYHKAITNDALYNTALMNKHKNLLLNPPKTADNFKILQGRNKKEGKSTLEDDADAGQQEKLAAVQASIE, encoded by the exons ATGTTTGCAGCCGGACTCCTGCAACGTAGACTGAGCCTGAGCGC ACTTCGACCAATATCCCAGAAAAACTACAGTGAGACGAAGTCCCCGAATCTCTACATGTGGGGCGGGGGCCTGGGCAAGTTGCAGGGCGGCCTCAAGGAAGAGGAGTACTTCACCACGGTCAATCTGGAACTGATTGGGAAAATGCGCGGAAAGAAGGCTATCGCCGAGTTTTTGCCCAACTGGGATGAGTACCACAAGGCCATAACCAATGACGCTCTTTACAACACCGCATTGATGAACAAGCACAAGAAC CTTCTGCTAAACCCGCCAAAGACTGCTGATAACTTCAAAATACTGCAAGGACGTAACAAGAAAGAGGGGAAGTCCACTCTCGAGGACGATGCTGATGCTGGGCAGCAAGAGAAATTGGCCGCCGTACAGGCATCAATTGAATAG
- the LOC117190535 gene encoding uncharacterized protein LOC117190535 isoform X1 has product MFAAGLLQRRLSLSALRPISQKNYSETKSPNLYMWGGGLGKLQGGLKEEEYFTTVNLELIGKMRGKKAIAEFLPNWDEYHKAITNDALYNTALMNKHKNVREEAFFISETADNFKILQGRNKKEGKSTLEDDADAGQQEKLAAVQASIE; this is encoded by the exons ATGTTTGCAGCCGGACTCCTGCAACGTAGACTGAGCCTGAGCGC ACTTCGACCAATATCCCAGAAAAACTACAGTGAGACGAAGTCCCCGAATCTCTACATGTGGGGCGGGGGCCTGGGCAAGTTGCAGGGCGGCCTCAAGGAAGAGGAGTACTTCACCACGGTCAATCTGGAACTGATTGGGAAAATGCGCGGAAAGAAGGCTATCGCCGAGTTTTTGCCCAACTGGGATGAGTACCACAAGGCCATAACCAATGACGCTCTTTACAACACCGCATTGATGAACAAGCACAAGAACGTACGCGAAGAGGCATTTTTCATCTCTGAG ACTGCTGATAACTTCAAAATACTGCAAGGACGTAACAAGAAAGAGGGGAAGTCCACTCTCGAGGACGATGCTGATGCTGGGCAGCAAGAGAAATTGGCCGCCGTACAGGCATCAATTGAATAG
- the LOC108159132 gene encoding uncharacterized protein LOC108159132 — MPAKSAQNIKTKGKIAPGPAGNNAMGRQTKPVASKLSWSEWPLPPQTVPKHNGGMPIRHKITEGSDGHSVGSKDLGQILPVRQKPLGAYMGLASACPMPGGGGAISYAAVGNVIAPKHFQNMNIVIPPRVKKQQKPHKAANRRATVDPKFTIFDVEEPKPHLVILYAKDKTNDEEVHKMPKNSKKHQKLPQKPLNPQDEFQEPNNATQNELQEPQNDAPKELQNVRTKSSSTETNLSEMNLQFLGVSIESTESEDTLESNPAPNRKTNAPEFSDSESYLRYQLRKLQQILATQCSDSFWIKRPRSLKPSKCERYNYQLDEKQL; from the exons ATGCCAGCAAAGAGTGCACAGAATATCAAAACAAAA GGCAAGATCGCTCCAGGGCCAGCGGGAAACAATGCGATGGGGCGCCAGACAAAGCCAGTGGCTTCCAAATTGAGTTGGTCAGAGTGGCCGTTGCCGCCGCAGACCGTCCCCAAGCATAACGGGGGGATGCCCATACGCCACAAGATCACCGAAGGCTCTGATGGACATTCGGTCGGCAGCAAGGATCTCGGCCAGATCCTTCCCGTGCGTCAGAAGCCCCTGGGCGCGTACATGGGTCTGGCGAGTGCGTGTCCTATGCCGGGTGGCGGCGGTGCCATCAGCTATGCGGCCGTCGGCAATGTCATTGCGCCCAAACATTTTCAGAATATGAATATTGTCATACCGCCACGTGTCAAGAAGCAGCAAAAACCACACAAGGCCGCCAATAGGAGGGCAACGGTCGATCCAAAGTTCACGATATTCGACGTAGAGGAGCCCAAGCCGCATCTTGTCATTTTATATGCCAAGGACAAAACCAATGATGAAGAGGTCCACAAAATGCCAAAGAATTCGAAGAAACATCAGAAATTGCCACAGAAGCCCCTCAATCCCCAAGATGAGTTCCAGGAGCCAAACAATGCCACTCAGAATGAGCTGCAGGAGCCACAGAATGACGCTCCGAAGGAGCTCCAAAATGTCCGAACTAAATCTTCGTCGACAGAAACAAACTTAAGTGAGATGAATTTGCAATTCCTAGGCGTTTCCATAGAAAGTACTGAGTCTGAAGATACACTGGAATCAAATCCAGCTCCAAATAGAAAGACGAATGCTCCAGAGTTCTCCGATAGCGAAAGTTATCTCAGATATCAACTTCGTAAGCTGCAACAGATTTTAGCCACTCAGTGCTCGGATTCTTTCTGGATTAAACGGCCGCGGTCCCTGAAGCCATCTAAATGTGAGCGCTATAATTACCAGCTAGACGAAAAACAGTTATAA
- the LOC108159131 gene encoding uncharacterized protein LOC108159131, with the protein MDKLKNNNKENASIEYPPTPYPTTIDVEDVESNKSTPYYTPMEFLQTSFEFPSPTTQTATQSPGGVVGTAAATTLPAEALDHDIEDSARPYTAKQFTIAHPNPPHHVTQSPTLNRKFKRFSLYDRRSCSPHIASTTEEQRSRGGGTTDKENTIPKSGDDLENSLYLSKSEHNSPTIIFRDESSSTPGGLEASRLTYSPKFLSSINNLNLSGHGSPLNIINSAGYKSANFFRFPEIDHHVVQEAPIDAVHIEEAAQGLRFRGKESLAAELARVEPQDQQRAEGRKNRKNKNNLTIRITDVPIKHSGGQVSPLPKPKTPTIKSTKEKARSLDSAANETELSIVVHNITESHGSCEDMMDNQNKPLAGGIHINHLQQPTSSASIHSTSLYRLDSHNVRRTARRKSPGIDNPNWLMYYRKQNPYHGSSSTAQSSLDSEMSLSDSPQRSAAELKSACSVDSSSKFGLGATLAPRSAHKHNQLLHSSSTNLKTLPECLTLVEFSSGGDGGSSSFKQKSMDLPTPNLQAKTTVSTSSMNLLQRRGSNHSLTLNLHSSCGNLMNSGLSLSNYSLGSILNSKSSCNLDAGGGTGRGATQLAGTSQQQTPQGNRQGLFRRRGSTHSITLKGHTTTSCGDLQQQQQAMLNAEKYNRLSMRTNSTGSGSGSNVPTPKRGLLERRGSNQSLTLNMGSILGVGCGGELPVPDVCGQPKVTVCSCAASSQATHQRKFFSTENLNSNNKQNNQFFGQVCFGSASDLQPNPVQGGPASTEQSVACTCAGATVRNIMTRPLSPQTTSEEFKIYLASIQMLQSASNPLNQFDLIRLNHVFDHSYKTSKNIIEQPPVLGSNGRDAEMETPTNQLPPSSEDSELIACYQAVVQRIVQSMPQLEEAEQKRIFCDLHKEFWDLPLNHQEKPMVFGSQTKNRYKTILPNEHSRVLLEPEASELISLEEQEQELEKALYVSAKEDAPYINANYIKGPDYVSKCYVATQGPLPNTIFEFWLMIYQNTQRYIRRCVDRGSSSSPHMERSQILQQYFQKIVMLTNFTEANRQKCAIYFPIELNEIFAVAAKCEVFCLSTAAREYFDQHLGPMSVPDTAVAPPPPINELEDLSYQHIGVESLKVTLDSELLESLPAQSNFFLVKNVGIVRRNGYSVRKLVLLYCIHVPQTASYHLQKICCYHYWYPDWPDHHSPRDINTLLDTCLHVLNLGKCESEFDNYDESRSVRNAHLMAQRLDIYKQDIFNAVQPLPVIHCSAGIGRTGCFTAILNAVRQVRQSLAYSLTRMLTKALYVADFDCNSEANHDDSDSSFTCNTIRHIRQIINHQEPPTFDKLPKMPDIFVDVLGIVCNLRLQRGGVVQNSEQYELIHRAICLYLKRTLALRRF; encoded by the exons atgGACAAgttaaaaaacaacaacaaggaAAATGCATCAATTGAGTACCCCCCGACCCCCTACCCGACCACAATTGATGTCGAGGATGTGGAGAGCAACAAGAGCACACCGTACTACACACCCATGGAATTTCTGCAAACCTCCTTTGAGTTCCCATCGCCCACAACCCAAACAGCAACGCAATCGCCAGGGGGTGTCGTCGGCACAGCCGCCGCCACCACACTACCCGCAGAGGCACTCGACCACGATATAGAAGATTCCGCACGCCCCTATACGGCCAAGCAGTTCACCATCGCCCACCCGAATCCCCCCCACCACGTCACGCAGTCACCGACATTGAATCGAAAGTTCAAGCGTTTCTCCCTATACGATCGACGATCCTGCTCACCGCACATTGCCAGCACCACAGAGGAGCAGAGGAGCAGGGGAGGAGGCACCACCGACAAGGAGAACACAATTCCAAAGTCCGGCGACGATCTGGAGAATAGTCTGTATCTGTCCAAGAGCGAGCACAACTCACCCACAATTATATTTAGAGATGAATCCTCCTCGACGCCCGGCGGCCTTGAGGCGAGCCGTCTCACCTATTCACCAAAGTTTCTATCGTCCATTAACAATCTGAATCTGTCCGGCCACGGCTCTCCCTTGAACATCATCAATTCGGCTGGCTACAAGAGCGCGAACTTCTTTCGCTTCCCCGAGATCGATCATCATGTCGTCCAGGAGGCTCCCATCGATGCAGTACATATTGAGGAAGCGGCCCAAGGATTGCGTTTCAGGGGCAAGGAATCACTGGCCGCCGAGCTGGCGCGTGTAGAGCCGCAAGATCAGCAGAGAGCCGAGGGCCGGAAGAATCGCAAGAACAAGAACAATCTCACCATTCGCATTACAGATGTGCCCATCAAACACTCCGGTGGACAGGTATCGCCGCTGCCCAAACCAAAGACGCCCACCATCAAGAGCACCAAGGAGAAAGCCCGCTCCCTGGACTCGGCGGCCAACGAGACGGAGCTGTCGATTGTAGTGCACAACATAACCGAATCTCATGGCAGCTGCGAGGACATGATGGACAATCAGAACAAGCCCTTGGCcggtggcatccacatcaacCATCTGCAGCAGCCCACCTCCTCCGCCAGCATACACTCGACATCGCTCTATCGTCTCGACAGTCACAATGTCCGTCGCACTGCGCGCCGAAAGTCGCCCGGCATCGATAATCCCAACTGGCTGATGTACTACCGCAAGCAAAATCCATATCATGGCAGCAGTAGCACGGCTCAGAGCTCCCTGGACTCGGAAATGAGCCTTAGTGACTCCCCGCAGCGCAGTGCCGCCGAGCTGAAGTCCGCCTGCAGCGTGGACAGCAGCTCAAAGTTCGGCCTGGGCGCCACTTTGGCGCCGCGCAGTGCCCACAAGCATAACCAGCTGCTGCACTCGTCCAGCACCAATCTGAAGACCTTGCCCGAATGCCTTACCCTGGTAGAGTTCTCATctggcggcgacggcggctcCTCCTCCTTCAAACAGAAGTCCATGGACCTGCCTACGCCCAATCTTCAGGCCAAGACGACGGTGTCCACCTCATCGATGAATCTCCTGCAGCGACGTGGATCTAACCACAGTCTCACTCTCAATCTGCACAGCTCGTGCGGCAACCTGATGAACAGCGGCCTCAGCCTGTCCAACTACAGCCTCGGATCCATACTCAACTCCAAGTCCAGCTGCAACCTGGATGCTGGCGGGGGCACAGGCAGAGGAGCCACTCAACTGGCAGGCACCAGTCAGCAGCAGACACCCCAGGGCAATCGTCAGGGCTTATTCCGCAGGCGGGGATCCACTCATAGCATCACACTGAAGGGACACACCACCACCTCGTGCGGAGAcctacagcaacagcagcaggcgaTGCTGAATGCCGAGAAGTACAACAGATTGAGCATGCGAACCAATTCGACGGGCTCGGGATCGGGATCGAATGTGCCGACACCTAAACGCGGTCTGCTGGAGCGGCGCGGATCCAATCAGAGTCTCACCCTCAATATGGGCAGCATTCTGGGGGTGGGGTGTGGCGGCGAACTGCCCGTTCCGGATGTGTGTGGCCAGCCCAAGGTCACAGTCTGCAGCTGTGCCGCCTCCAGCCAGGCCACGCACCAGCGGAAATTCTTCAGCACAGAGAATCTGAACAGCAACAATAAACAGAACAATCAGTTCTTTGGCCAGGTGTGCTTCGGCTCTGCTTCTGACCTGCAGCCCAATCCGGTACAGGGAGGTCCGGCCAGTACCGAGCAGAGCGTTGCCTGCACCTGCGCCGGTGCTACGGTGCGCAACATCATGACACGGCCCCTCTCGCCGCAGACGACCAGCGAGGAGTTCAAGATCTATTTGGCCAGCATCCAGATGCTGCAGAGTGCCTCCAATCCACTGAACCAGTTCGATCTGATCCGCCTCAATCACGTTTTCGATCACAGCTACAAGACCAGCAAGAACATCATTGAACAGCCTCCGGTTTTGGGCTCGAATGGCCGCGATGCAGAGATGGAGACACCCACGAATCAGTTGCCGCCCAGCTCGGAGGATAGCGAGCTGATCGCCTGCTATCAGGCGGTGGTTCAGCGGATTGTGCAGTCGATGCCTCAGCTGGAGGAGGCCGAGCAGAAGCGCATCTTCTGCGATCTACACAAGGAGTTCTGGGATCTGCCGCTCAACCATCAGGAGAAGCCCATGGTGTTTGGGTCCCAGACGAAGAATCGCTACAAGACGATTCTGCCTAACGAGCATTCCCGTGTGCTGCTCGAGCCAGAGGCCAGCGAGCTCATCAGcctggaggagcaggagcaagAGCTGGAGAAAGCCCTCTATGTGTCCGCCAAAGAGGATGCGCCCTACATCAATGCCAATTATATCAAG GGACCCGACTACGTGTCCAAGTGCTATGTGGCCACCCAAGGTCCGCTGCCCAACACCATCTTCGAGTTCTGGCTGATGATCTACCAGAACACGCAGCGCTACATCCGCCGCTGCGTGGacaggggcagcagcagcagtccgCACATGGAAAGGTCACAGATATTGCAGCAGTACTTTCAGAAGATCGTCATGCTCACCAACTTTACGGAGGCGAATCGGCAGAAGTGCGCCATTTACTTTCCCATCGAGCTCAATGAGATATTCGCTGTGGCCGCCAAGTGCGAGGTGTTCTGTCTGAGTACGGCTGCCCGGGAATACTTTGACCAGCACCTAGGGCCCATGTCTGTGCCGGACACTGCAGTGGCACCGCCGCCGCCAATCAATGAGCTCGAGGATCTGAGCTATCAGCACATTGGCGTCGAGTCGCTGAAGGTGACGCTGGACAGCGAACTGCTGGAGAGTCTGCCAGCCCAGAGCAACTTCTTTCTGGTGAAGAACGTGGGCATTGTGCGACGAAACGGGTACTCGGTGCGAAAGTTGGTGCTACTCTACTGCATCCATGTGCCGCAGACGGCGAGCTATCACCTGCAAAAAATCTGCTGCTATCACTACTGGTATCCGGATTGGCCCGATCACCACTCGCCGCGAGACATCAATACGTTGCTGGACACTTGTCTGCATGTCCTGAATCTGGGCAAATGCGAATCGGAGTTTGACAACTACGACGAGAGTCGAAGCGTCCGCAATGCCCATCTGATGGCTCAGCGTCTGGACATCTATAAGCAGGACATTTTCAATGCCGTGCAGCCCTTGCCCGTTATACACTGCTCGGCTGGCATCGGGCGGACCGGCTGCTTCACGGCCATATTGAATGCCGTGCGGCAGGTGCGTCAGTCGCTGGCCTACTCTCTCACCAGAATGCTAACCAAAGCTCTGTATGTGGCAGACTTTGACTGCAACTCGGAGGCGAATCACgacgacagcgacagcagctTCACATGCAACACCATACGGCATATACGGCAGATAATTAACCACCAGGAGCCGCCCACCTTCGACAAGCTACCCAAGATGCCAGACATCTTTGTGGACGTGCTGGGCATTGTGTGCAATCTACGCTTGCAGCGCGGCGGCGTGGTCCAGAACTCTGAGCAGTATGAGCTGATACACCGGGCCATTTGTCTCTACCTGAAGCGAACCCTGGCCTTGAGGCGGTTCTAG